A stretch of Triticum aestivum cultivar Chinese Spring unplaced genomic scaffold, IWGSC CS RefSeq v2.1 scaffold100160, whole genome shotgun sequence DNA encodes these proteins:
- the LOC123172578 gene encoding uncharacterized protein: MANKTECAETRTAPEAEPASHRRADPATGMTLQLQRSAVVSGKEPEPEPEMGQGQEVVAHVYDVACSGPDGAGGGGATVLQINRIFKDGIGLGGIFHTAIQVYGNEEWSFGYCENGSGVFSCPPAKNPMYTFRESFVLGKTSCSPRTVNQIARELSREWPGASYELLSRNCNHFCNEFCDKLGVPKLPGWVNRFANAGDAALEAAETTAEKLKQAKKEIFTACKAASTYLTGSPSSTPSDADDTAGSTGNTLFEGTWIRSIIGISMKPSKSLMNDASSSSDDETSDDASKSDRKQPGSDQNKDEKDARQEDQSTKSESEPPNHHS; the protein is encoded by the exons ATGGCGAACAAAACAGAATGCGCAGAGACCCGCACGGCGCCGGAGGCGGAGCCGGCCAGTCACCGACGGGCGGACCCCGCCACCGGCATGACGTTGCAGCTGCAGCGATCCGCGGTCGTCTCCGGCaaggagccggagccggagccggagatGGGGCAGGGGCAGGAGGTGGTGGCGCACGTCTACGACGTCGCCTGCAGCGGCCCCGACGGCGCCGGGGGCGGCGGCGCCACCGTCCTCCAGATCAACCGCATCTTCAAGGACGGCATCGGCCTCGGCGGCATCTTCCACACCGCCATCCAG GTCTATGGAAACGAGGAATGGTCATTCGGCTACTGCGAGAACGGCAGCGGGGTTTTCAGCTGCCCCCCGGCCAAGAACCCCATGTACACATTCCGCGAGTCCTTTGTGCTGGGGAAGACGAGCTGCTCGCCACGCACGGTAAATCAGATAGCGCGGGAGCTCAGCCGGGAGTGGCCTGGAGCCTCATACGAGCTCCTCTCAAGGAACTGCAACCACTTCTGCAACGAGTTTTGCGACAAGCTCGGCGTGCCAAAACTTCCAG GTTGGGTCAATCGCTTTGCTAATGCCGGAGACGCAGCTCTGGAGGCTGCTGAAACTACAGCGGAAAAG CTCAAACAGGCGAAAAAGGAGATTTTTACTGCATGCAAAGCTGCATCCACATATTTGACTGGTTCGCCTTCGAGTACACCATCAGATGCGGATGATACAGCTGGCTCAACAGGCAATACTCTTTTCGAGGGGACATGGATCAGAAGCATTATTGGCATCAGTATGAAGCCATCGAAGAGCCTTATGAACGATGCATCGTCAAGTTCAGATGATGAAACATCTGATGATGCGAGCAAATCAGATCGTAAACAGCCTGGTAGTGATCAAAACAAGGACGAAAAGGATGCAAGACAAGAAGATCAAAGCACGAAAAGCGAGAGCGAACCACCCAATCATCATTCATGA